The Halomonas sp. KG2 genome segment TTTAACAGCGTGGCGGCGTCAGCCAAGAGAAAGCTTAATGAAGTTGAGCTGGTACAGTTTTAAGCTTGGCAATTGTCAGCATGGAAACGTTTTTACTCCGCTATGATCGCAATGTGGTTCGGGTGAGACGCTACCCGATTCAGCCATCGGCAAACGTTGGGGTAGTTCGCCAATCTGAACCCGCCATCTTCCGCGACATGGGTATAGGCGAACAGGGCAATATCCGCGATGGTGTAGCGGCCTGCTACGAACCACTCCTGTCTTGCTAAGTGATCGTCCATCACCGCTAGCGCTTCGCGCCCCAATGCTTGTTTACCCGCTAGCTGAGCTTGGCGTTCATCATTCAGGCCAAGGTGAGTTAGCCAGAAGCGCGGTGTGGCGATATTGGGTTCGTGGCTGTACTGTTCAAAGTTCATCCAGCGCAGGGCCTGGGCTTGGTTCCAGCGATCTTCTGGCCAATAATTACTCCCTTGGGCTAGATAGTAGAGAATGGCGTTCGATTCGCTGAGAAAGCGGCCGTCGTCGAGCTCGAGTACAGGAATCTTGCCGGTGGGGTTCTTCTGCAAGAATGCCGGGGTTCGCGTTTCTCCATGCACGATATCGTAATGGCGATAGTCATAGGGTCTATCCAGCAAATTCAGTAATAGACGCACTTTGTAGCCGTTGCCGGAGGGTAGGTAGTCGTGCAAGATCATCGTCGTCTCCTGTGAATTGAACGCGAGGGTGGCCGGTCTGGGATTCACACCCAAGCCACGGAGGACAGTGTTTCGCTTTCCGCGAAGTTCGACAAACGAATAGTACTGATATCAGCCATTAGTGGGGCTGATGAATAGAGGCCCCGTTACATGGATATGGATCTCCTGCGCACCTATATTGCCGTGGTTGATACCGGTAGCCTTACCCGTGCCGCGCGTCAGGTGCACCGAACCCAGGCCGCACTTAGTATGCAAATGAAGCGGCTGGAAGAGCAGGTTGGCTGCAGCTTGTTCTTTAAAGAAGGCCGCAATCTAGAGCTCACCAACGAGGGCAAACGTCTTGTCAGCTACGCTCGCAGATTGCTGGCAATGCATGATGAGGCGCTAGTTCAACTGAGATCGAGTGCCGCTTTACCGACGTTGCGTATTGGCAGCCCAGATGACTACGCCCAGAGCCTGCTACCTTTGTTGGTAGATACCCTTCATGACCAACACCCCAATGTCCAACTACAGCTGATATGCGCACCTACCATCACGTTGAGAAACCAGCTGGATGAGGGAGCACTGGACTTGGCTATCCTGACGCGAGCGGCCAACAGTGATGAGGGCCATGTGCTGATGCTTGATAGGGGAATCTGGATCCAGCACCCGGAATTCGACTGGCAGCAGCACGCAACGTTGCCTTTGGCTCTCTATGAAGCCGACTGCAAATTTCACAGCGCTGCGCTGGATGGCCTGAACAAAACACGCCGCGCTTACCGCATTAAGGCGCTCAGTGCCAACGCAGGAGCTTTGATGGGGCTGGTTCGGCAGGGTAAGGCCATCACGGCGGCGGCGACGGCTTCCTTGCCGAGTGATTTGGTCGAAGTCAGTGCTGCCCATGAAATGCCGGCACTGCCTAGTATTGATATTGTGCTGGTCAGCTCTTCCTCTGGGCATCCTTTGGTGTCGGTGAGTTGGGCGGGAGAGTTGGCAAAAGCGTTATCGCTTAGGCTGCACGAGACATAGAATGTCGTTGTGTCGCGCGGGCTGTGCAGTTGCACGGGTTGGCGGCGTCATGCAAAAAAGGAGTTATGAATGTCAGAAGGGTTGTTTTTCCCAGTGATCGAAACCGAACGGCTGACACTGCAGCCATTAGCAACCGATGATTCAGAAAGCCTGCTAGACATATTTTCTTCTCCTGAAGTGATGAAATATTGGAATACGGCACCTTGGTCAGATATTCAGGACGCTTTGGATTTTATTGATGTCAGCAACGGTTCGATGCTGCGTGAAGAGTCACTAGTGCTTGGGATATATCTGAAGTCAACAAGTGATCTGGTGGGGAAGTGCATGCTGTTTAGTTATGACAAAGAGTCTAAGCGTGCTGAGGTCGGCTTTGGCTTAGGCCAGCGCTATTGGGGCAAAGGCTATATTAATGAAGCGGGTGAAGCCTTGATACAGTATGGCTTTAATGCACTGGGGCTTCGTCGTATTGAAGCTGAAATTGACCCAGATAATCACGCTTCAGCGAAAGCGCTTGAGAAGCTTGGCTTTACTCTAGAAGGGGTGCTTCGGCAGCGATGGGAAGTGAACGGTGTTGTCTCTGATTCCGCGTTGTATGGAAGGCTGATAAGTGACCCGTCGTCAACCTCCCGCGATTAATGCGCCTTCCAGGCCCTGTTGTTTGTGGCGGGCAGCATGCCTCTACCCTCATGATAGATTTTATGATGTTTAAAGGATGATGACAGTGGATTGCAAACAACGAGTTTCGCGCTGGATTATATCGATTTGCTTAATAGCGGTTCCTTCTGTGTTGATGGCTCAGGATGATAATTTGCTTACAGAGGTTGATCGTATAGAGAGACAGTTGGATGCACGTGTTGGTTTTGCAGCCTATGACCTGGAAACTGAGCAGCGCTGGGAATACAACGCAGACCAACTGTTCGCGATGTCCAGTACCTTTAAAACCTTAGCGTGTGCAGTGCTGCTGCAGCGTGTGGATGAAGGAAGTGAGCAACTCGAAAGACGAGTGGAAGTATCGGCTTCTGACATTGTTACTTATTCACCCGTTACCGAAGCGTATGCGGATAACCGGGAAATATCGCTATTTGAACTCTGCGAGGCGACGATGACAACCAGCGATAACACCGCGGCTAACCTGATCTTACAGGCGATTGGTGGACCACAGGCCGTGACGGCGTTTGTGAGAGAGTTGGGGGATAGTGTCACGCGTTTGGACCGTTGGGAGACAGAGTTAAACGAGGCTGCTCCACATGATGAGCGTGATACCTCCACGCCCAATGCAATGGTGAGTAACCTTGAGAAGCTGGTAGTGGGAAACGCGCTATCGCCTCAGTCGAAAAACCAACTGCGTGAATGGTTGGTCAATAATGAAGTGGCTGATGGCTTGTTTAGGTCACAAATGCCTGATGAGTGGGTAATTGGAGATCGAACGGGAGCCGGTGGTTTTGGTTCAAGATCGATTACCGCTGTTATATGGCCGCCCGGGCGCGAGCCTACCATCGTGGCGTTTTATATCACCGAAACGGACGCATCATTTGAAGAACGAAATAGCGCGATAGCAGAACTGGGAAGTGTGATTAGAGATGTTATTGAGACGAGTAGCGCTTTGTAGTTGTCCAGGCATCGCTTCGCAGGTGCCTGGTAGGCTCGCGTAGCGCTTTCCCGCAAACTGGTGCGTGCGGCTAGTTGAGAGTGACGTGGCGGGTACTTTCCAGTTCTTCAATCATTTTTTTAGCGGCATTGGAAAGCGTACGACTGGTGTGGACGAGATAGCCCAACGGGCGCTGGATGGAGGCGGTGTCTACATTGAGCTCGATGAGTTCGCTATCGATCATGTTTTCAGGTAACAGGCTCCAGCCAAGGCCCACGCTGCACATCATTTTCAGCGTTTCTAAATAGTTGGTCGCCATGCTAACGGGAAGCTGTAGGCCCACTTCGGCAAAACGTTGGCCAATCAAGGTGCGGGTAAAGGTTTTGGCACCTGGCAGCACGCAATTGAATTCACATAATTCAGTCAAGCTGAGCGGGCTGCTAGTGTAGCGGGTACGCTGCGCCAATGGGTGGTCGGTGGCGCAGACAAAACACAGCCGGTCGCGCCATAGCTCTACCACGTGAAGCTGTTCAACGGGGTGGGGGGCGAGAGTGACTATTGCCATCTCCAGCGTGCCGTCGACCACGCCTTGGTAGGCTAGCTCTGAGTCCAGAAAGTGCAGGTCTAGCGCCACTTCCGGGTGGCGATGAGTGTATTGCTTTAACAGCGGTGGCAGTCGGTGTAGACCGATGTGGTGACTGGTGGCTAGCATTAGCTTACCGCCTACTTGGCCAGAAAGATTGGCAAGTGCTCGGCGGCTGTCTTCCACGGTAAACAGTATGTGCTGTGCTTTGGGAAGTAATACATTGCCCGCTTCGGTCAGCGCAATACGCCGCCCGATGCGGTCAAATAACCGGGTGCCAAGTTGGTCTTCCAGAGTAGCGATGCGTTTGCTTACTGCAGGCTGCGTTAAATACAGCTGTTCCGCCGCGCGGGAAAAGCTCTGGGTTTCGGCAACGGCCAGAAATGCTTGCAGGCTTTGAGTATCCACTTGCGACTCCCTGAACAGGTATTTCTAACTAGGTAGTTAATAGGTGCTACTGAATAAGTATTCCAGTTTGGAATCTAATCTATGAATAACATGAATTGCTTTTATGTGCGACTCGCGTGACACTGCCTGTATAGCCACATAAGCAGCACGTAGAGGCTGCCATACCGAACTAGCAGGGCAATGCCCAGGAGAGCAACATGTCAGGTCAAACGCTTTACGACAAACTCTGGAATCAACATTTGGTGAAACAGCGTGACGACGGCACGGCGTTGATCTATATCGACCGCCAGTTGCTTCACGAAGTCACCTCGCCCCAGGCGTTTGAAGGCCTGCGCCTGGCTAATCGTAAGCCTTGGCGTTTAGATGCTAACTTGGCAACGCCGGACCACAACGTGCCTACGACGGTAAAAGAGCGCGCTGAAGGCAATAGCGGTATTAAAGACCCCGTATCGTTAATCCAAGTACAAACCTTGGACGATAACTGCCTTGAGTACGGCATTGAAGAGTTCAAAATCAACGACCCGCGCCAGGGTATCGTGCACGTGGTAGGCCCAGAGCAGGGCGCAACGTTGCCCGGTATGACCGTGGTGTGCGGCGACTCCCACACCGCTACCCACGGTGCGTTTGGTGCCTTGGCCCATGGTATTGGCACCTCAGAAGTTGAGCACGTTATGGCGACCCAGTGCTTGCTGGCGCAAAAAATGAAGAACATGCAAGTGCGCGTGGAAGGCGAGCTTGGCCTGGGCGTGACCGCTAAAGACGTGGTGTTGGCGATTATTGGCAAGATTGGCACCGCTGGTGGTACGGGCTATGCCATTGAGTTTGCCGGTAGTGCGATTGAGTCGCTCTCTATGGAAGGCCGCATGACCGTATGCAACATGGCCATTGAAGCTGGCGCCCGTGTGGGCTTGATTGCCGTCGATGACACGACGATTGATTACCTGGCCGAGCGTCCCTTTGCGCCCACTGCAGAGCAGTGGGAAGCAGCGGTCGCTGACTGGCGCAACCTGGTTTCCGATGCTGACGCGCAGTTCGATAAAGTGGTTACACTGCAAGCTGACGAGATCGAACCTCAGGTCAGTTGGGGGACTAGCCCGGAAATGGTCACCGGTATTTCCGGCCAAGTGCCAGATCCCCAAGCCGCGTTGGATGACACCGTGCAGCGCAGCCACGCGCGGGCCCTCGAGTATATGGGCTTGCAGGCAAACCAGAAAATTACCGATATAAAGCTCGACAAAGTATTTATCGGCTCCTGTACTAACTCGCGTATTGAGGATTTACGCGAAGCGGCCAAGGTAGCGAAAGGCAATAAAGTTGCTGGCTCTATTAAGCTTGCCATGGTGGTGCCGGGCTCTGGTTTGGTGAAACGCCAGGCGGAAGCAGAAGGCTTGGATAAAATCTTTATTGAAGCAGGCTTTGAGTGGCGTGAACCGGGTTGCTCAATGTGCTTGGCAATGAATGCCGACAAGTTGGGCGCTGGTGAACACTGTGCATCAACGTCTAACCGCAATTTTGAAGGTCGTCAGGGGTATGGCGGTCGCACGCATCTGGTGAGCCCTGCGATGGCCGCGGCAGCAGCGATTGCTGGTCACTTTGTTGATGTACGCACCTTACCCGCTAACGACACTAGCCACGCGCAGGAGGCCTAAGCCATGAAAAAGTTTGAACGTTTAGAAGGAATCGTCGCGCCGCTTGACCGTGCTAATGTCGATACCGACCTGATTATTCCGAAGCAGTTTTTGAAGTCGATTAAGCGCACAGGCTTTGGCGTGAACCTGTTTGATGAACTGCGCTACCTGGATGAAGGCCAGCCAGGACAAGACTGTTCGCAGCGTCCTCTGAACCCAGATTTTGTCTTGAACCAACCGCGTTACCAAGGTGCTGAAGTATTGCTGGCGCGTCGCAACTTTGGCTGTGGTAGTTCCCGCGAGCACGCCCCGTGGGCGCTGGAAGATTTTGGTTTCAAAGCGGTGATTGCGCCAAGCTTTGCCGATATTTTCTACAACAATGCTTTCAAAAACGGCATTCTGCTGATTACCTTGGAAGAAGATGTTGTTGACCGCCTGTTTACGGAAGTGGCAGGCAGTGAAGGCTATCAATTAGACGTAGATTTAGAAAATCAGCGGGTCATTACGCCCAGTGGCGAAATTCTCGAATTTGAGGTGGATGCGTTCCGTAAGCACTGCCTGCTGAACGGCTTGGACGATATTGGTATTACCCTGCAGGACGAAGACGCAATTCGCGCGTTTGAAGAAAAACACCGCCAGCAGCGTCCTTGGTTGTTCCGTCAGCCTGCGTAAGTGTTCATTCACCTTTAACGTTTGAAATGCTAAGGAAATTGCATGACTCATAAGGTATTACTGCTGCCGGGTGATGGTATTGGCCCTGAAATTGCGGCTCAGGCGGCTCGCTTGCTGAAGGCCTGTCAGGAAGCTGGTTTGGATATCGACGTCGAAGAAGGCCTTGTCGGTGGCTCTGCTTACGATGTTCACGGTGAGCCACTGCCTGCTGAAACTCTTGAAAAAGCCAAGGCAGCCAGTGCTATTTTGCTGGGCGCTGTTGGTGGCCCCAAATGGGACACTCTCGAAGACCTTTCCAAGCGTCCTGAAAAAGGCCTGTTAGGTCTGCGGAAAAACTTAGGTTTGTTCGGCAACCTGCGTCCGGCCATGCTTTATCCGCAGTTGGCTAGCGCCTCTAGCTTGAAGCCGGAGTTAGTGGCTGGGCTGGATATTATGATTGTCCGCGAGCTTACCGGTGGCATCTATTTCGGCCAGCCACGTGGCATTGAAGAGCGCAACGGCGAGCGGGTGGGTTTTAACACCTATATCTACTCTGAAAGCGAAATTGAGCGTATTGGTCGCGTCGCCTTTGAAATGGCTCAGAAGCGCGGCAAAAAGCTCTGCTCGGTAGATAAAGCCAACGTGTTGGAAGTCACTATTCTGTGGCGTGAAGTGATGGAGCGTTTGGCACCGGAGTACCCGGATGTTGAGCTTTCCCATATGTACGTGGATAACGCCGCCATGCAGCTGGTGCGCGCGCCGAAACAGTTTGATGTGGTAGTGACGGGCAACATGTTTGGCGATATTCTTTCCGATGCCGCTGCCATGCTTACCGGCTCTATCGGCATGTTGCCTTCAGCGTCGCTAAACGAGAGTGGGCAGGGTATGTACGAGCCTTGCCACGGTAGCGCGCCGGATATCGCTGGGCAGAATATTGCTAACCCATTAGCAATGATGCTGTCGGTCGCGATGATGTTGCGCTATTCATTGAATGAAACCGCCATGGCTGAGCGCATTGAAGCCGCTGTTGGTAGTGTGTTGGATAATGGCTTGCGTACTGCTGACATTGCCTCTGAAGGAACGCGCCGTGTCTCTACCGATGAGATGGGTGATGCTGTATTGGCGGCCTTCGCAAAAAATTAAATTATGTATAAAGCGTGCTAACTAATTGACGCTGAAAGGTATTAACAGTCGGCCACCCAGGGGGTGGCCGACGTTGTGTCTAATATTTGTGTATAATATCGCTCTCATTCTTAGTTGGAGGACTTCACATGTTGAAAGTCGGTTTCGTGGGATGGCGTGGCATGGTTGGCTCAGTGCTGATGCAGCGCATGCAGGAAGATGGTGATTTTAACGGTATTGAACCGGTATTTTTCACCACCTCCCAAGTTGGTCAGCCTGGCCCCGATATCGGCGTGGACGTGCCTCCACTGAAAGATGCGTTTGATATTGATGCGTTAAAAGCACTGGACGTGGTGGTTACCTGTCAAGGTGGCGACTATACCAAGCCGGTTTATAAAGACTTGCGTGAGGCGGGTTGGAAAGGCTACTGGATTGATGCGGCCAGCACCCTGCGTATGGAAGACGAAGCGACCATTATTCTGGATCCGGTCAATCGTAAGGTGATCGATAACCAGTTGGCGAAGGGTGCTAAAACTTTTGTTGGCGGCAACTGCACCGTAAGCCTGATGCTGATGGGCTTGGGTGGCTTGTTCGAAGCAGACATGGTCGAGTGGATGACTTCCATGACGTACCAAGCAGCTTCCGGTTCAGGCGCCAAGCACATGCGCGAGCTGTTGAACCAAATGGGTCAACTGCGCGACAGCGTAGGCGAAGAGCTTAAAGATACCTCTAGCGAGATTCTGGATATCGACCGTAAAGTGACGGCTGCGATGCGCAGTGGTGACTTCCCCACGGATAATTTCGGTGCGCCGTTAGCGGGTAGCTTGCTGCCATGGATTGATACCAAGCTTGATAACGGCCAAAGCCGTGAAGAGTGGAAGGGCAGCGTTGAGACTAACAAGATCTTAGGTTTGCAAAATAACCCGATCCCCATCGATGGCCTTTGCGTGCGCATTGGTGCAATGCGTTCTCACAGCCAAGCGTTCACTATTAAGCTGAAGCAAGATGTGCCGCTTGACGAGATTGAAGATCGCATTGCCAAGCATAATGAGTGGGTTCAACTGATCCCGAACGACAAAGACGCTACAGTTGCTGGCCTAACGCCCGCTGCTGCGACTGGCACGCTGCAAGTACCGGTCGGTCGTCTTCGCAAGCTGAATATGGGCGGCGAATATTTGTCAGCTTTCAGTGTTGGTGACCAGTTGTTATGGGGTGCTGCCGAGCCGCTCAAGCGTATGCTGAAGATCTTACGCGAGCAGTAGAGCTCGCCACGCTTAAATAAAAGCGTTGATAGAAACGGGAAGCTGTTCGCAGCTTCCCGTTTTTTTATTCTCTGGGTGTGGTAAAAAGGAGGCAGCGTGTGATTTTGCTAAGTAAATGTAAGAAAGTGTGGCTTGGCCGCAACCAAATAAAAGGCAGCAGAGGCCTTTATGAGAAAACAATTAACAGGGATGTTGGGACTTTCGCTAAGTGCTATTAGTCCACTAGCAGTGGCGCTTGGGTTGGGTCAGGCAACGGTCAACTCACCATTAGATGCGCCGCTTGAGGCCACTGTGCCGCTTCAGGAAAGTGAGCGTTTCGCGCTGAGTGATTTACGTGTCGACCTGGCAAACGAATCGGCGTTTAGAGCGTTAGGGTTGGAGTGGACACCCCTTACCGCAAGTATCAGTGTTCAGGTTCAGGAGCAGCCTGCCGGGCATCGACTTTTGCTGCGCTCTTCCCAGGCAGTTCATGAGCCATGGTTGGATCTACTGTTAACGATTTCTTCGCCAGAAGGGCGACAAACGCGCGCTTTAACGCTGTTGTTTGATCCACCCGAGTACGCGTTAGGCAGCCCTGTTGACGCCATTGGCTTGGCCGAAGCGACCAGCAGAGCAGCCGTTTCTATGGCATCGGCCGCACGCGATATTGTCTACGTAGCCAGTGGTGATACTCTTTGGAGCGTTGCCGCAAGGGTGAAGCCAGCCGATGTAACCATTCAACAAATGATGACGGCGCTCTTAGCCGCTAATCCCGCTGCATTTCCCACTGGCAATGTAGATGAGCTCCGTGCAGGCCAGACGCTCAATATCCCTACCCGTCAACAGGTTATGTCGCGAACGTCCAGCAATGCTGCCCAGGCGATTCAAGCGATGCGTCAGCCTGTGGGCCGTCAGGTTGAACCCCAAGAAAAACCTGAAAGCCTTAGTGATTTGAGCGTGGAGCAGGTGGGCGAGCCAGCCATGGAAAGTGTCGACCAAGGCACTAATTCATCCCCGCAAACATCCGATACTGTCGCCATCGAACAAGTGCTCGCTGAACAGCTGTTGGAGGGCCAGGATAGGCTGCTAGCGGCGCTTGACGAGCGCGAAGAAATGCATGAGGAGCTAGCTGTGCTGCGTCAAGAGGTGGCGTCGCTAACCCAAGCACTAAGCGCTTCTCTGCGCGAGCTTCAGCAAGCTCAAGAAATATCTGATGTGCTGGCGGGGAGTGCCGCGTTGATGGCAAACAGTCATACAGCTAACGAGGTACCTAACTTGAACCATTCACAGAGTGCGTCAGGCACGCTTGTTGAACGCATTACTGCCTATCAATGGCCGCTTGCTAGTACTGCGTTAGCGCTTTTGTTGGGAGCGCTAGTATGGTCGCGTAGGCGTCGTGAACGGCAGTGGGAAGATGTTCCGCCCACTTCCTCGGTTTATAACGCTGATGCGATGCCAACGGCTACGTCTTCACCTGCTACGTCTTCACCTACCACGCCTTCACCTGCTACGTCTTCACCTACTATGCCTTCATCTACTACTGAGCCACCAGCGCGGGATTCATCGGCGGCGGATACAGTATCAGCTAACAGTGAGCCAGTACCGATAGGTGAGGCCGAACGGCAGAAGAAACCTTCGCCTCCAGGCATGGGGAGCAGCCAATATGGATGGAAGAGCGCCGAAGAACGCTGGGAAGTCGAAGAGGTGGCATTTGAGTCTCGACGTCGGGATAATGGCACACCCTAACTATCTTCTATGTGACGTGGCTTCATGACGCTGTTTTACCATTTTGACGAAACAAAGCCCCTAACGGGGCGCCTAGCGATGGGCATTGAATATGATGGTACGCGCTTTTGCGGCTTTCAGCGTTTGAAGCATGCAGCTTCGGTTCAGCAAGCGGTGGAGGATGCGCTGGAGAAAGTGGCCAGCGCGCCAGTGCGTATTCATGCCAGTGGTCGAACCGATTCTGGTGTGCATGCCACCCGTCAGATCCTCCATTTTGACCCGCCTGTTCAGCGTTCTGAAAAAGCCTGGATTTTTGGCAGCAATACCAATCTTCCTAGAGATGTCGCTGTGCGCTGGGTAAAACCTGTGTCCGATGACTTTCACTCTCGCCTGGGCGCACTAGGGCGTCGCTATCGTTATATTTTGTTGAATCAACTTAGTCGTCCGGTGTTAGAGCGCCACAACGTAACCTGGTGTCGAGATCCACTAGATGCCGATGCCATGCATCGGGCTGCACAGGCTCTGGTAGGCGAGCATGACTTCAGCAGCTTTCGAGCGGCGGGTTGCCAGTCCAAAACGCCTTGGCGGCAAATGCACTTTGTAGAAGTGAAACGCCATGGACCAATAGTGGTCATTGATATTCAGGGCAATGCTTTTTTGCACCACATGATTCGCAATATTGCGGGGGCACTGGTTAGCGTAGGGCGCGGTTCACAGGATGAAGGGCATATTGAACGCTTGCTGGCACTGAAGAATCGCCGCAAAGGCGATGTTACTGCTCCAGCCTGTGGCCTCCATTTCGTAGACTCACTTTATGACGAACGATTCGATCTGCCCAAAGAGCCGTTAGGCCCCAATCTGCTCGCATTTACCGGTGAGTGGACCGGGGAGCGTCAGTTACCTGATAATCCGCGCATTGCTGCAAGGCGCAAGTTGACGTTTAAGAGCCAGACGCCCTTAAACCAGCAAGAGCCAGCACCTTCAGAACAGCAGGAGACCCCGTTATGAACGCGCGCTCTGGTCGTACGCGGATTAAGTTTTGTGGCTTAACTCGCCATGAGGACGTCGCGCTGGCAGCATCGCTTGGTGTAGATGCGCTTGGCTTCGTGATGTGGCCTAAGAGCGCCCGCAGCATAACGCCTGCTGTGCTGGAAGAGTTGGCAGTGGAAGTACCTGCCTTTGTGACGCGGGTGGGATTGTTTGTTAATCAGCCCGCTGAATTGATTGAGCAGTGCTTACCTTACTTGGATTTAATTCAGTTTCATGGTGACGAGCCAGCCTCGTTCTGTCAGCAGTTTGGACGGCCTTGGATTAAAGCACTGCGCATGCGTGATGATATCGACCTGCACCA includes the following:
- the truA gene encoding tRNA pseudouridine(38-40) synthase TruA, which produces MTLFYHFDETKPLTGRLAMGIEYDGTRFCGFQRLKHAASVQQAVEDALEKVASAPVRIHASGRTDSGVHATRQILHFDPPVQRSEKAWIFGSNTNLPRDVAVRWVKPVSDDFHSRLGALGRRYRYILLNQLSRPVLERHNVTWCRDPLDADAMHRAAQALVGEHDFSSFRAAGCQSKTPWRQMHFVEVKRHGPIVVIDIQGNAFLHHMIRNIAGALVSVGRGSQDEGHIERLLALKNRRKGDVTAPACGLHFVDSLYDERFDLPKEPLGPNLLAFTGEWTGERQLPDNPRIAARRKLTFKSQTPLNQQEPAPSEQQETPL
- a CDS encoding phosphoribosylanthranilate isomerase, with the protein product MNARSGRTRIKFCGLTRHEDVALAASLGVDALGFVMWPKSARSITPAVLEELAVEVPAFVTRVGLFVNQPAELIEQCLPYLDLIQFHGDEPASFCQQFGRPWIKALRMRDDIDLHQAAADYSLAQALLLDAYRPGIPGGTGETFDWSRIPATLEKPVILAGGLTADNVASAVNQVMPYAIDVSGGIEISHGIKDAELMASFVQNVALASAH